From one Lycium barbarum isolate Lr01 chromosome 6, ASM1917538v2, whole genome shotgun sequence genomic stretch:
- the LOC132600310 gene encoding uncharacterized protein LOC132600310 yields the protein MSEIAVSGVLVREEEGLELAKSLGAEIIEAKCDSLLVVNQVNGTFKVKDDRMQRYLEKLQVVLRRFKEWTLEHVSRDQSNEADALANLGSSVESDRFNSGTVVQLMRSVIETGHAEHRHSKRSRRKKLLISYMTICRFGVPVEIACDNGKQFIGSKLSNFFEDYKIKKILSTPYHPSANGHAESTNKIILQNLKKRLTDCKHRWKEVLPEVLWAYRTTVRSSTEEISFSLVYGAEALIPVEVGEPSLRFQYATEDSYHEAMSASLNLVNEKREAAYIWIAAQKQRMQRYYNRRANFRHFQIGNLVLRKVTLHTKNPTKENYPRTGKGHIESQA from the exons ATGTCTgagatagcggtaagtggtgtcCTGGTTCGAGAGGAAGAAG gtttagaactgGCTAAGAGCTTGGGAGCCGAAATCATAGAGGCCAAGTGCGATTCTCTCCTGGTGGTCAACCAAGTGAATGGAACATTCAAAGTCAAGGACGACCGAATGCAGAGATACCTAGAAAAACTGCAAGTAGTCCTTCGCCGGTTCAAGGAATGGACATTGGAACATGTGTCTCGAGATCAAAGTAATGAGGCAGATGCCCTTGCAAACTTGGGATCATCGGTAGAATCGGATAGGTTCAATTCTGGAACTGTGGTGCAGTTGATGAGATCGGTCATCGAGACCGGTCACGCCGAG cacaggcactCGAAAAGGTCAAGGAGAAAGAAGTTATTGATTTCATATATGACCATTTGTCGATTCGGGGTACCAGTGGAAATCGCATGCGATAACGGGAAGCAGTTTATAGGCAGCAAGCTCAGCAATTTTTTCGAAGATTACAAGATCAAGAAGATCTTGTCCACCCCATATCACCCAAGCGCGAACGGCCATGCTGAATCTACCAATAAGATTATACTGCAGAATCTAAAGAAAAGACTAACCGACTGTAAGCACCGGTGGAAAGAGGTTCTGCCCGAGGTTTTGTGGGCCTACCGCACGACGGTAAGATCAAGTACCGAGGAAATTTCGTTCTCCTTGGTATACGGAGCCGAGGCTCTAATACCCGTCGAAGTTGGTGAACCAAGCTTAAGATTCCAATATGCCACTGAAGACTCGTATCATGAAGCAATGTCTGCTAGTCTGAATCTCGTGAACGAAAAGAGGGAAGCTGCTTATATCTGGATAGCCGCACAAAAACAAAGGATGCAAAGATATTATAACCGAAGGGCTAACTTTAGGCACTTTCAGATTGGAAACTTGGTGCTGAGGAAAGTCACACTCCACACCAAGAACCCCACGAAGGAAAATTATccccgaactgggaagggccaTATCGAGTCACAGGCATAA